A window of the Chryseobacterium arthrosphaerae genome harbors these coding sequences:
- a CDS encoding glycine--tRNA ligase, whose protein sequence is MAKQEDVFKKVISHAKEYGFIFPSSEIYDGLSAVYDYGQNGAELKNNIKQYWWKAMVQLNENIVGIDSAILMHPTTWKASGHVDAFNDPLIDNKDSKKRFRADVLVEDYCAKIEDKEKKEIEKAAKRFGDAFDKDQFVATNPKVLEYKAKREAILSRLAKSLENEDLADVKALIEELEIADPDTGSKNWTEVRQFNLMFGTKLGASADSAMDLYLRPETAQGIFVNYLNVQKTSRHKLPFGIAQIGKAFRNEIVARQFIFRMREFEQMEMQFFVAPGTELEFYEQWKQKRLNWHLALGLGDENYRFHDHEKLAHYANAAADIEFNFPFGFKELEGIHSRTDFDLKAHEKFSGRKLQFFDPERNENYVPYVVETSVGLDRLFLSIFSHCLRDEVLEDGSERTVLSLPPALAPIKAAILPLMKKDGLAEYAETIFNDLKYDFNLFYEEKDAIGKRYRRQDAIGTPYCITVDHDSLTDHTVTIRDRDTMQQERVPVSELRRIIDEKTNFRNLLSKI, encoded by the coding sequence ATGGCAAAGCAAGAAGATGTTTTCAAGAAAGTAATTTCTCACGCTAAAGAATACGGGTTTATTTTCCCTTCCAGTGAGATCTATGATGGTTTATCCGCTGTTTATGATTATGGACAGAACGGGGCCGAACTCAAAAATAATATCAAACAATACTGGTGGAAAGCGATGGTACAGCTTAACGAAAATATTGTGGGTATTGATTCGGCAATTCTGATGCACCCTACCACATGGAAGGCATCAGGCCACGTAGACGCTTTCAACGATCCGCTGATTGACAATAAAGATTCCAAAAAACGTTTCAGAGCAGATGTTTTGGTGGAAGATTACTGCGCTAAAATTGAAGATAAAGAGAAGAAAGAAATAGAAAAGGCTGCGAAGAGATTCGGAGATGCTTTCGATAAAGACCAGTTTGTGGCAACGAACCCAAAAGTTCTGGAATACAAGGCAAAAAGAGAAGCTATTCTTTCAAGGCTGGCAAAATCATTAGAAAATGAAGATCTTGCTGATGTAAAGGCTTTGATCGAGGAGCTTGAAATTGCAGATCCTGATACCGGTTCTAAAAACTGGACGGAAGTAAGACAGTTCAACCTGATGTTCGGAACCAAACTGGGAGCTTCTGCTGACAGCGCCATGGACCTTTACCTCAGACCGGAAACAGCTCAGGGGATCTTTGTCAACTACCTGAACGTACAGAAAACTTCACGTCATAAGCTTCCTTTCGGGATCGCACAGATCGGAAAGGCCTTCAGAAATGAAATTGTTGCAAGACAGTTTATCTTCAGAATGCGTGAATTCGAACAGATGGAAATGCAATTCTTTGTGGCCCCGGGAACAGAACTTGAATTCTACGAACAATGGAAACAAAAGCGTCTGAACTGGCACCTGGCCCTTGGATTAGGTGATGAAAATTACAGATTCCATGATCACGAAAAACTGGCCCATTATGCCAATGCTGCGGCTGATATCGAGTTTAATTTCCCATTCGGGTTTAAAGAACTGGAAGGGATCCACTCAAGAACAGACTTCGACCTGAAAGCTCATGAAAAGTTCTCCGGAAGAAAACTACAGTTCTTCGATCCTGAAAGAAATGAAAACTACGTTCCTTATGTAGTGGAAACTTCTGTAGGTCTTGACAGGTTATTCCTTTCTATTTTCTCACACTGCCTGAGAGATGAAGTATTGGAAGACGGTTCCGAAAGAACAGTTTTATCTTTACCTCCGGCACTGGCACCGATTAAAGCAGCTATCCTTCCACTGATGAAGAAAGATGGTCTGGCAGAATATGCAGAAACAATCTTCAACGATCTGAAATATGATTTCAACTTATTCTACGAAGAAAAAGATGCCATCGGAAAACGTTACAGAAGACAGGATGCCATTGGTACTCCATATTGTATTACAGTAGACCACGATTCATTGACGGATCACACGGTAACCATCAGAGACAGAGACACAATGCAGCAGGAAAGAGTTCCTGTTTCAGAACTGAGAAGAATCATTGATGAGAAGACCAACTTCAGAAATCTACTTTCTAAGATATAA
- a CDS encoding alpha/beta hydrolase: MKKSGFLILIFVVLAPIVWGQKIPEGKVVTTYITAKMLHNKIGENPKRRVTVYLPPGYEKSSKRYPVIYFLHGFFWSDSLLISRDKMNHIIDRAISSGKIKPVMMVMPDESTVFKGSFYANSKSSGNWSDFTSTELVNFIDKNFRTIADKDSRGITGHSMGGNGALRNAFLHPEIFSSVYALSPAVTDARFFALNEIDLYKNSRNIKDIADLSKKENARVSIIFAIARAYNGNENKPPFYADFPYSFDGDELKVDASVLQELKKNSTSELIFSHYENIKKLKAIKFDWGRNDELKHLPISCMSLSKNLEMLKIKHEAEEYIGTHGSEVSRENGRIENQVLPFFNEHLKFEE; the protein is encoded by the coding sequence ATGAAAAAATCAGGCTTTCTTATTTTAATTTTTGTTGTGCTGGCTCCGATTGTATGGGGGCAAAAGATTCCTGAAGGGAAAGTGGTTACCACCTACATTACAGCTAAAATGTTACATAATAAAATTGGTGAAAATCCTAAGCGGAGAGTTACCGTATATCTTCCGCCCGGTTATGAAAAATCTTCAAAAAGATATCCGGTTATTTATTTTTTACATGGTTTTTTCTGGAGTGACAGTTTATTGATCAGCAGGGATAAAATGAACCATATTATTGACCGCGCTATCAGTTCCGGGAAAATAAAACCTGTGATGATGGTGATGCCGGATGAAAGTACCGTTTTTAAAGGAAGCTTTTATGCCAATTCAAAATCTTCGGGAAACTGGTCGGATTTTACTTCAACAGAGCTGGTGAATTTTATTGATAAAAATTTCAGAACCATTGCGGATAAAGACAGTCGTGGAATTACGGGACATTCCATGGGAGGGAACGGAGCGCTGCGGAATGCCTTTCTGCATCCTGAAATATTCTCTTCCGTTTATGCACTTTCGCCGGCAGTTACTGATGCCCGGTTTTTTGCTCTCAATGAAATTGATCTGTATAAAAACAGCAGGAATATTAAAGATATTGCAGACCTTTCAAAAAAAGAGAATGCAAGAGTCAGTATTATTTTTGCTATTGCAAGAGCTTATAACGGAAATGAAAATAAGCCGCCTTTTTATGCCGATTTCCCATATTCCTTTGATGGCGATGAATTGAAAGTTGATGCTTCTGTTCTTCAGGAATTAAAGAAAAACTCTACATCTGAATTGATCTTTTCTCATTATGAAAATATCAAAAAACTGAAGGCCATAAAATTTGACTGGGGAAGAAACGATGAACTGAAACATCTTCCCATAAGTTGTATGAGCCTAAGTAAAAATCTTGAAATGCTGAAAATAAAACATGAAGCAGAAGAATATATCGGCACACACGGCAGTGAAGTCAGCAGGGAAAACGGAAGAATTGAAAATCAGGTGCTGCCGTTTTTTAATGAACATCTGAAGTTTGAAGAATAA
- a CDS encoding pseudouridine synthase, translating to MLEILYRDEHIIAINKPSGLLVHKSFYAGEADTYAIQELKKQIGQKVFPVHRLDRKTSGVLLFTLDKDTLRVMSEQFASREVEKKYLAILRGWAKEEETIDYDLVNENEVKQNAVTYYRRLQTSEIDLPFLKHQTSRYSLVEAIPETGRFHQLRKHFKHILHPILGCRKHGCNKQNKLWLQTFDINKMTLHAHQLIFNHPVSNERITVNATIDEEFKRVGDILKFDLSAYS from the coding sequence ATGTTAGAAATTCTTTATCGTGACGAGCATATTATTGCCATCAACAAGCCCAGCGGGCTACTGGTTCATAAATCTTTTTATGCCGGAGAAGCCGATACTTATGCTATTCAGGAGCTGAAGAAACAGATTGGACAGAAAGTGTTTCCTGTACACCGGTTAGACAGGAAAACTTCGGGAGTCCTGCTGTTTACTTTAGATAAAGATACTCTTAGAGTCATGAGCGAGCAGTTTGCATCACGTGAAGTGGAGAAGAAATATCTGGCAATTCTTCGTGGTTGGGCTAAAGAAGAAGAAACCATCGATTACGACCTGGTTAATGAAAATGAAGTCAAGCAAAATGCTGTTACGTATTATCGTCGTTTGCAGACTTCGGAAATAGATTTACCCTTTTTAAAACATCAGACTTCGAGATATTCTTTGGTGGAAGCCATTCCTGAAACGGGAAGATTTCATCAGTTGAGAAAACATTTTAAACATATTCTGCATCCTATTTTAGGCTGCAGGAAGCACGGTTGCAATAAACAGAATAAGTTGTGGCTTCAGACATTTGACATCAACAAAATGACGCTCCATGCCCATCAATTGATTTTTAATCATCCTGTTTCTAATGAAAGGATTACGGTAAATGCCACTATAGATGAAGAGTTCAAAAGAGTAGGGGATATTCTGAAATTCGATCTGAGTGCATACTCTTAA
- a CDS encoding quinone-dependent dihydroorotate dehydrogenase, translating into MYKSLIRPVLFKFDPEEVHHFTFSMLKNFGFLTKLFFPKPVEDKRLEREVFGLKFKNPVGLAAGFDKNAVLFNELADLGFGFVEIGTVTPRAQAGNPKKRLFRLIEDGGIINRMGFNNDGLEAAIEKLKSNKGKIIIGGNIGKNTDTKPENYTQDYLDCFEGLHPHVDYFVLNVSCPNVGSHAKLEDVEYLRELITEVKKINQSKAVRKPILLKIAPDLNNNQLDEIIELIAETKIDGIVVSNTSVNREGLKTSPEALEQIGNGGLSGKPIRERSTKMIKYLSDKSNRAFPIIGVGGIHSAKDAMEKLDAGASLIQLYTGFIYEGPELINDINKEILKRAGRLPR; encoded by the coding sequence ATGTACAAATCGCTCATTCGTCCGGTTCTTTTTAAATTCGATCCTGAAGAAGTACATCACTTTACTTTTTCAATGCTTAAGAATTTTGGATTTCTCACTAAATTATTTTTCCCGAAACCTGTTGAAGACAAACGTCTGGAAAGAGAAGTTTTCGGATTGAAATTTAAAAATCCTGTGGGACTGGCTGCCGGTTTCGATAAAAATGCCGTATTGTTCAATGAACTGGCAGACTTAGGTTTCGGATTCGTTGAAATTGGAACTGTAACTCCAAGAGCCCAGGCAGGAAATCCTAAGAAAAGGCTGTTCCGTCTTATAGAAGACGGAGGAATCATCAACAGAATGGGATTCAATAATGACGGCCTTGAAGCAGCTATTGAAAAATTAAAATCCAACAAAGGAAAAATTATCATCGGTGGAAACATCGGAAAAAATACAGATACAAAACCTGAAAACTACACCCAGGATTATCTGGACTGTTTTGAAGGGCTTCATCCTCATGTAGACTATTTTGTACTGAATGTAAGCTGCCCGAATGTAGGAAGCCACGCCAAATTGGAAGATGTGGAATATCTGAGAGAGCTGATTACGGAAGTAAAAAAGATAAACCAGTCAAAAGCTGTACGGAAACCGATACTCCTGAAAATCGCACCGGATCTTAATAACAATCAGTTAGACGAAATCATTGAGCTGATCGCAGAAACAAAGATTGATGGTATTGTAGTTTCCAATACATCAGTCAACAGGGAAGGCCTGAAAACATCTCCGGAAGCTTTAGAGCAGATCGGAAATGGTGGATTGAGCGGAAAACCTATCCGTGAGAGAAGTACAAAAATGATCAAATATCTTTCTGATAAAAGTAACAGGGCTTTCCCGATCATCGGGGTAGGAGGAATTCATTCGGCCAAAGATGCCATGGAAAAACTGGATGCCGGAGCAAGCCTGATTCAGCTGTACACAGGGTTTATTTATGAAGGCCCGGAACTCATCAACGATATCAATAAAGAAATTCTGAAAAGAGCAGGCAGATTACCAAGATAA